Sequence from the Deltaproteobacteria bacterium genome:
GGTGCCGAACCAGCGGCGCGCCGCGTCGACGACGTCGTGCGAGGTCCAGCCCGCGGGCTTGTCCACGACCAGGAAGCCGCTCGGCCCGGGGCGCTCGTCGTCGCGCCGGCGCCTACTCATCGCGCAGCTCGCGCAGGAGCGACAGGGTACGGTCGCCGAGCTCGATGCCGGGATCGTGGCGGAAGCGCAGCTCGGGCATGCGCTTGAGCGGCAGCTCGCGCGCGAGCCGCCGGCGCACGAAGGGCGCCGCGGACTCGAGCCCGTGGGCGACCTCCTCGAGCGCGGCCGCGCCCGGCCGCTCGATCCGGCTCCAGAAGACCAGCGCGTTGCGCAGGTCCGGGGACACGTCGACGCGCAGGATCGTCACGAG
This genomic interval carries:
- the rbfA gene encoding 30S ribosome-binding factor RbfA, translated to MASRRLERVGEQLRGEIARVLREEVGDPRVGLVTILRVDVSPDLRNALVFWSRIERPGAAALEEVAHGLESAAPFVRRRLARELPLKRMPELRFRHDPGIELGDRTLSLLRELRDE